A genomic stretch from Ureibacillus composti includes:
- a CDS encoding ABC transporter permease subunit, with amino-acid sequence MGLHKIVQILIVVTFLGVYEIATRMHWLDSFTFTPFSTMVLNMVENLSNQEYLKNHFGITAFEILTSFLGAVIFGIIIGIILWRSDFIHHIFQPYLMLFYAIPFFALYPIFISIFGVGPFPVIVIGLLFSMPAVITNTALGFREIRKVLIKVGLSNNLSFRQMLLYIYFPAAWPLIFTGIKLAAAYSIIGVIATEFILSARGIGYTISYAYNNFDLNGMYSSVLLVVVISLVVNFVLGLIENKLYQRNV; translated from the coding sequence ATGGGTCTTCATAAAATTGTGCAAATATTAATAGTAGTCACTTTTTTGGGGGTATATGAGATTGCTACACGTATGCATTGGCTAGATTCATTTACCTTCACCCCATTTTCTACTATGGTTTTGAATATGGTAGAAAATTTAAGTAATCAAGAATATCTAAAGAATCATTTCGGAATTACGGCTTTTGAAATTTTGACTAGTTTTTTAGGTGCTGTAATATTTGGAATAATTATAGGAATTATTCTATGGCGTTCAGATTTTATACATCATATTTTTCAACCTTATTTAATGTTATTCTATGCGATACCATTTTTCGCCTTATATCCAATATTCATTAGTATATTTGGGGTTGGGCCTTTCCCGGTAATTGTAATAGGGTTACTATTCTCAATGCCTGCAGTGATCACAAATACAGCATTAGGTTTCCGTGAAATTCGAAAAGTTCTTATTAAAGTAGGCCTTTCAAATAATCTTTCATTTCGCCAGATGCTGTTATATATATATTTCCCTGCAGCGTGGCCTTTAATTTTTACTGGAATTAAACTTGCTGCAGCGTATTCAATAATTGGTGTAATTGCAACGGAATTTATATTATCAGCGCGTGGAATAGGCTATACCATATCATACGCTTACAATAACTTTGATTTAAATGGTATGTATAGTTCTGTACTTTTGGTTGTAGTAATTTCTTTAGTTGTTAACTTTGTACTTGGTCTTATTGAAAATAAACTATACCAAAGAAATGTATAA
- a CDS encoding YpjP family protein, which translates to MKKWFQKLLVITVALLTFGIITPNHEIWDLLDNGQPSDSTSSGYNEISNIEQHEVDSHVEQQTVEESVDSLLFAAKEQSYIKFGSRISPVIGEEFESRIYPKMEEAITMTLSNLDHQSIRSLIVTENPSGEYSEKIFHIKDGDKRQDLIRFHVRTENRPQEGYYYNFHYHTKEDQFLAHHHIGDIYWSKNTPPKWLS; encoded by the coding sequence TTGAAGAAGTGGTTTCAAAAATTATTAGTCATAACAGTAGCCCTTTTAACCTTTGGTATAATTACACCAAATCATGAAATTTGGGACTTATTAGATAATGGACAACCTTCCGACAGCACAAGTTCGGGATATAATGAAATATCAAATATTGAGCAACATGAGGTTGATTCTCATGTAGAACAACAAACAGTAGAAGAATCTGTCGACAGTTTATTATTTGCAGCTAAAGAACAATCATACATAAAATTTGGTTCACGTATTTCTCCTGTAATTGGAGAAGAATTTGAATCTCGTATTTATCCAAAAATGGAAGAAGCAATTACAATGACTTTGTCTAACTTAGATCATCAATCAATTCGTTCCTTAATCGTTACTGAAAATCCAAGTGGAGAATACTCAGAGAAAATTTTCCATATAAAAGATGGGGACAAAAGGCAAGACTTGATTCGCTTTCATGTAAGAACTGAAAATCGACCACAAGAAGGGTATTATTATAATTTTCACTACCATACAAAAGAAGATCAATTTCTTGCGCATCATCATATAGGGGATATATATTGGTCGAAAAACACTCCACCGAAATGGTTATCTTAA
- the tenA gene encoding thiaminase II: protein MNFCDEVRKETDLYWEGSFNHPFVKGIVDGTLPVGKFKYYMMQDAYYLKHYTKVLSIAASKAQTNEDIMYFLESAKFINEAELELHRTVFKELGVTDEEIENFDPAPAAYNYVSHMYNAAHNGDVGEAFAAMFPCPWLYQEIGEKYQDAKPGIKLYEEWIALYSDPEFKKSIEHQKTMMNRFAEQQPEKTLIFKRHFEKSCYYEWKFWEMPWTLENWQKEVEQYEFV from the coding sequence ATGAATTTTTGTGATGAGGTTAGAAAAGAGACAGATTTATATTGGGAGGGTAGTTTTAATCATCCATTTGTTAAAGGAATCGTGGATGGGACACTACCAGTTGGAAAATTTAAATACTATATGATGCAAGATGCATATTATTTAAAACATTATACAAAGGTATTGTCTATTGCTGCATCTAAAGCACAAACAAACGAAGATATTATGTATTTCCTTGAGAGTGCGAAATTCATTAATGAAGCAGAATTAGAATTACATCGCACGGTTTTCAAAGAATTAGGTGTTACTGACGAAGAGATAGAAAATTTTGATCCAGCTCCAGCGGCTTACAATTACGTTAGCCATATGTACAATGCTGCACATAATGGTGACGTTGGAGAAGCCTTTGCGGCCATGTTCCCATGTCCTTGGTTATATCAAGAGATTGGTGAAAAATATCAAGATGCAAAACCGGGAATTAAGTTGTATGAAGAATGGATTGCGCTTTATAGTGATCCAGAATTTAAAAAGTCAATTGAACACCAAAAAACAATGATGAACCGTTTTGCAGAACAACAGCCTGAAAAAACTCTTATATTTAAAAGACATTTTGAAAAAAGTTGCTATTACGAATGGAAATTTTGGGAAATGCCTTGGACGTTAGAAAATTGGCAAAAGGAGGTTGAGCAATATGAGTTTGTATAA
- a CDS encoding GGDEF domain-containing protein, with translation MIEEQDCKRLEIAKHNLQKISLICKVSTIVIVIMYIFNEILSNIPLLNANEPFSFYFDVNFLIILFNLAVIYLLKILRLKVTKSNIGKIEKFINGYVTILILIGAFVSLLDRQLYNQLMIYTLLVLTCSSFLLLHLKQLVVSLIISITVLVIGLLILGEDNPEFKHQVIYLLSLLPISYYISKSHFYSYNRSLQLQTNLLKEAEITRELTKKLREANRQLELQASLDPLTKLFNRRAFNDYLKEIKNKVIEEPIHLSAIMIDVDCFKLYNDTYGHLEGDIVLERLGEVLSNIADEYGCFASRWGGEEFAILMVNQTKEVADSLCQTVIEEVRNLRINHRASHVDSVITVSIGAYSEKIMNESQILHCINQADLALYYVKENGRKNYIHLNNDFHFEGAYRKG, from the coding sequence ATGATAGAAGAGCAAGATTGTAAAAGGTTGGAAATAGCTAAACATAATTTGCAAAAAATAAGCTTAATCTGTAAAGTTTCCACTATTGTTATTGTGATTATGTATATTTTTAATGAAATACTTTCAAACATCCCACTGCTTAACGCAAATGAACCTTTTTCTTTTTATTTTGATGTTAATTTTCTAATTATCCTTTTTAATTTAGCGGTTATATATTTACTTAAAATTTTAAGACTAAAAGTTACTAAATCAAATATTGGAAAAATAGAAAAGTTTATAAACGGTTATGTAACCATACTCATTTTGATTGGTGCGTTTGTATCACTTCTAGATCGACAATTATATAATCAATTAATGATTTATACTTTATTAGTTTTAACTTGTAGTTCTTTTTTACTTTTGCATTTAAAACAGTTAGTCGTTTCTTTAATTATTTCGATAACCGTTTTAGTCATTGGATTATTAATATTGGGAGAGGATAATCCTGAATTTAAACATCAAGTAATCTATTTATTGTCGCTATTACCAATTTCATATTATATATCTAAATCTCACTTTTATTCATATAATCGATCATTGCAACTGCAAACAAACTTACTAAAAGAAGCTGAAATAACGAGGGAGTTAACGAAAAAATTAAGAGAAGCAAATCGACAGTTAGAATTACAGGCTTCCCTTGATCCACTTACGAAATTGTTTAATCGACGTGCTTTTAATGATTATCTAAAGGAAATAAAGAACAAAGTAATCGAAGAACCAATTCATCTTTCAGCTATCATGATTGATGTAGATTGTTTTAAATTATATAACGATACATATGGACATCTTGAGGGGGACATTGTATTAGAGCGATTAGGAGAGGTACTTTCTAATATTGCAGATGAGTATGGTTGCTTTGCTTCAAGATGGGGGGGAGAAGAATTTGCAATATTGATGGTGAATCAAACAAAAGAAGTAGCTGATTCATTATGTCAAACAGTGATTGAAGAAGTCAGAAATTTGAGAATAAACCATCGAGCCTCTCATGTAGACTCAGTCATTACAGTAAGTATAGGTGCATATTCTGAAAAAATTATGAATGAGAGTCAGATACTTCATTGTATTAATCAAGCAGATTTAGCACTTTATTATGTTAAAGAAAATGGCAGAAAGAACTATATCCATTTAAATAATGATTTTCATTTTGAAGGAGCTTATCGAAAAGGGTAA
- the thiM gene encoding hydroxyethylthiazole kinase, with protein sequence MSLYNIRRRNPLVHCITNNVVTNFTANGLLATGASPIMADEVEEMNDVVSVVDALLINIGTIHARSRNAMLVAGKKANEREIPVVLDPVGVGVSAFRKETVKELLNAVAFSLIRCNAGELATIAGVEWQSKGVDSGNGDMEVAEVAKVVAKKYNSLVIVTGPTDVITNGETVLYSTGGNELMTQVTGTGCLLSAICAAALTIDGNSLELLQVVMQNYKDVATKALEQDLLGSFQVGVLNAIHELSRGEEY encoded by the coding sequence ATGAGTTTGTATAATATTCGAAGAAGAAATCCTCTTGTTCATTGTATTACGAATAATGTCGTGACTAATTTTACGGCAAATGGGTTGCTGGCAACTGGTGCTTCACCAATTATGGCGGACGAAGTTGAAGAAATGAATGATGTTGTATCGGTAGTGGATGCCTTACTAATAAATATTGGAACGATTCATGCTCGTTCAAGAAATGCGATGCTTGTTGCTGGAAAAAAAGCAAACGAACGAGAAATACCCGTTGTATTAGATCCTGTAGGTGTGGGCGTATCAGCCTTTCGAAAGGAAACAGTTAAGGAATTACTAAATGCTGTAGCCTTTAGTTTAATCCGCTGCAATGCTGGTGAGCTTGCAACCATTGCAGGAGTTGAATGGCAGTCAAAAGGTGTTGACTCAGGTAATGGTGATATGGAAGTAGCAGAAGTAGCTAAAGTAGTCGCAAAAAAATATAACAGCCTAGTTATTGTTACAGGTCCAACTGACGTTATTACAAATGGTGAAACAGTTCTTTATTCAACTGGTGGCAATGAACTGATGACACAAGTGACGGGGACTGGCTGTTTACTAAGTGCCATCTGCGCGGCTGCCTTAACCATTGATGGAAACTCATTAGAACTTCTTCAAGTGGTCATGCAAAACTATAAGGATGTCGCGACAAAAGCTCTAGAACAAGATTTACTTGGTTCATTCCAAGTAGGAGTATTGAATGCGATTCATGAATTGTCTCGAGGTGAAGAGTATTGA
- a CDS encoding YkvA family protein, whose protein sequence is MEKVKVWAKNLKKQTYVLYFAYKDDRVPWYAKVFTACVVAYAFSPIDLIPDFIPILGYLDDIILVPLGIMLALKMIPKNVIIDCQIKAEERMNNGKPKNWIIGSIIIVLWLIIFVWFLYVILQFLNK, encoded by the coding sequence ATGGAGAAAGTTAAAGTTTGGGCAAAGAATCTTAAAAAACAAACGTATGTTTTATACTTTGCATATAAAGACGATCGAGTCCCTTGGTATGCGAAAGTATTCACTGCTTGTGTAGTTGCATATGCATTTAGTCCAATAGATTTAATACCTGATTTTATTCCCATTCTCGGATATTTAGATGACATTATTCTAGTGCCATTAGGAATTATGCTAGCATTAAAAATGATACCTAAAAACGTAATAATTGATTGTCAAATAAAAGCAGAAGAAAGAATGAATAATGGGAAACCTAAAAATTGGATTATAGGTTCTATAATAATCGTTTTGTGGCTCATTATTTTCGTATGGTTTTTGTATGTAATTCTTCAATTCCTGAACAAATAA
- the thiD gene encoding bifunctional hydroxymethylpyrimidine kinase/phosphomethylpyrimidine kinase produces the protein MNIVMTIAGSDSGGGAGIQADLKTFQELGVFGTSAITALTAQNTLGVEGIFPTTPDFVKQQIEVVFQDLAVKAVKTGMLFSPTIIETVSDTLKEKDVQLVVDPVMIAKGGANLLQSEAVDALKSQLLPLATVLTPNIPEAEVISGMSIHSVNEIEKAAYKILSLGVESVVMKGGHLLGKEAIDHVYFKDGSYFAIQTNRVNTTQTHGTGCTFSAAITAFLGQGKSLKEAIIEAKKFIQLAIEHPLNIGHGHGPTNHFAYNQMKESFEVVVHES, from the coding sequence TTGAACATTGTCATGACGATTGCTGGTTCCGATAGTGGTGGGGGAGCTGGGATCCAAGCAGATTTAAAAACGTTCCAGGAACTTGGCGTTTTTGGAACATCAGCGATTACTGCTCTTACAGCACAAAACACATTAGGGGTAGAAGGAATTTTTCCTACAACACCCGATTTCGTGAAGCAACAAATTGAAGTGGTTTTTCAAGATTTGGCCGTCAAAGCGGTAAAAACAGGGATGTTATTTTCACCAACTATAATAGAAACTGTTTCAGATACGTTAAAAGAAAAGGACGTACAGCTAGTCGTAGATCCCGTTATGATTGCAAAAGGTGGGGCAAATTTACTGCAATCCGAAGCTGTCGATGCTTTAAAGTCACAATTATTACCTCTTGCAACTGTTCTTACACCAAACATTCCAGAAGCAGAAGTAATTAGCGGGATGTCTATTCATTCAGTGAATGAAATTGAAAAAGCAGCATATAAGATTTTATCATTAGGTGTTGAATCAGTTGTCATGAAAGGCGGACACTTATTAGGTAAGGAAGCAATTGATCACGTTTACTTCAAGGATGGTTCATATTTTGCAATTCAAACAAATCGTGTGAACACAACTCAAACTCATGGTACTGGATGTACGTTTTCTGCGGCAATTACAGCATTTTTAGGTCAGGGAAAATCATTAAAAGAAGCAATTATTGAAGCGAAGAAATTTATTCAATTAGCCATTGAACATCCACTCAATATCGGACATGGGCATGGACCAACTAATCATTTTGCTTATAATCAAATGAAAGAAAGCTTTGAGGTGGTTGTACATGAATCGTAA
- a CDS encoding ABC transporter permease subunit — protein MNSIATDQKWQKVGRYMIPVIILILWQIIYQIIGAPAMASPFHSFVDLRENMSNWMGDIGNTLLTLLISFLIASIFGVIFGFFIGLSPFWTKTLSPLLLGLYSIPKVTLYPIFLLIFGLTLQGRVAFSVFHGIFPIMIICMEATRTVPNIYLKLATSYRMSFIQKARQILIPAIMPQLVVGLRMGFSLCFLGLILGEMFASYEGLGHRLVHYMSLNEPAAILAIILIIVFIAFLFTFLFLLWQEKNEMKIGKSKVKIS, from the coding sequence ATGAATTCAATTGCTACAGATCAAAAGTGGCAAAAAGTTGGAAGATATATGATCCCAGTAATTATCCTCATATTATGGCAAATAATTTATCAGATTATTGGAGCTCCTGCAATGGCTTCACCTTTTCATAGTTTTGTTGATTTAAGAGAAAATATGTCAAACTGGATGGGGGATATAGGAAATACACTTCTTACTCTTCTAATCTCCTTTTTAATAGCATCTATATTTGGTGTTATATTTGGATTTTTTATTGGCTTAAGCCCATTCTGGACAAAAACTTTATCTCCTTTACTTCTTGGATTATACTCTATTCCGAAAGTTACACTATATCCGATATTTTTATTAATTTTTGGTTTAACTTTACAAGGTAGAGTTGCCTTTTCTGTATTTCACGGGATTTTTCCAATTATGATTATCTGTATGGAAGCTACTAGAACCGTACCAAACATTTATTTGAAATTAGCAACATCCTATCGCATGAGTTTCATACAAAAAGCAAGGCAAATATTAATTCCAGCAATTATGCCACAATTAGTTGTAGGACTCCGTATGGGTTTTAGTCTTTGCTTTTTAGGATTAATATTGGGAGAAATGTTTGCCTCATATGAAGGTTTAGGGCATCGTTTAGTACATTATATGTCGCTTAATGAACCAGCTGCTATTTTGGCCATAATTCTAATAATTGTTTTTATTGCGTTCCTTTTTACCTTCTTATTCCTTCTTTGGCAAGAAAAAAACGAAATGAAAATTGGTAAAAGTAAAGTGAAAATTTCTTAA